The following coding sequences lie in one Apium graveolens cultivar Ventura chromosome 3, ASM990537v1, whole genome shotgun sequence genomic window:
- the LOC141713457 gene encoding uncharacterized protein LOC141713457 → METAISSMVEKIKHLASSTQDFADGVLRRCNASNRRNPIEILKRLQREAFSDLMKIRDRQDKVERLLLLNKTSKGSPFEEVSTRLRGDIDVLAALLMFDRVDEQHQDAFKRAGIRTGVNSLFTFQTTIRETDTLTAEFATRGNDQGDVLSSPLSLEKVHYKANINDWFSIVSTPVGAQCKDFAIKKSSCQEKRPTKYSFSGPPFLNEQSGGAIGLMVKKSNVVASLAQFVSELGMQSDSTGLGHCFSTFGQVMCQLSGSTKLSLLGIHRFPRFSKQQVKLGTMVFPVGIFKRDKHPESSVGTSSSSFLTDTEEDFPSGSIALTVETELDDSTKMGGWIEMKKSNPRHVEWAVTMADTPDDDFGWGLSLGGLVQGPKSWDHFKVEAFLKMNLSERFSLQPGLAYVVDGTTRFPVATLRSTWSL, encoded by the exons ATGGAAACAGCCATATCTTCTATGGTCGAAAAAATCAAACACCTTGCTTCTTCTACGCAGGACTTCGCCGACGGCGTTCTCCGCCGCTGCAACGCCTCTAATCGCCGCAATCCA ATTGAAATCTTGAAGCGGTTGCAAAGAGAAGCATTTTCAGATCTTATGAAAATTAGGGACAGACAAGACAAAGTGGAACGATTGCTTTTGCTTAATAAGACTTCCAAGGGAAGCCCATTTGAAGAAGTCAGCACTAGACTGAGGGGGGATATAGATGTGTTGGCAGCCTTATTAATGTTTGATCGCGTTGATGAACAGCATCAAGATGCATTTAAGAGAGCAGGAATAAGAACAGGTGTCAATTCATTGTTCACTTTTCAGACAACTATTCGAGAAACGGATACTCTCACTGCAGAGTTTGCTACAAGAGGAAATGACCAAGGCGATGTCCTAAGCAGTCCACTTTCCCTGGAAAAAGTTCATTACAAGGCAAATATCAATGATTGGTTCTCTATTGTTTCTACCCCAGTGGGAGCTCAATGTAAAGATTTTGCAATCAAGAAAAGTTCTTGCCAG GAAAAGCGGCCAACAAAATATTCATTTTCTGGTCCTCCTTTCTTGAATGAGCAGAGTGGCGGTGCTATTGGCTTAATGGTTAAAAAATCAAATGTTGTTGCTTCATTGGCACAGTTTGTCTCTGAACTAGGAATGCAGTCTGATTCAACTGGACTTGGCCATTGCTTCAGCACCTTTGGGCAAGTTATGTGTCAACTTTCAGGAAGTACAAAACTGTCTCTTTTAGGCATACATCGATTTCCTAGATTTTCAAAGCAGCAGGTCAAACTTGGAACCATGGTGTTTCCTGTAGGAATATTCAAACGTGACAAACATCCTGAAAGTTCGGTTGGAACATCTAGTTCGTCATTTCTGACAGATACTGAAGAAGATTTTCCTTCGGGATCAATAGCGCTCACAGTAGAGACAGAGCTTGATGATAGTACTAAGATGGGAGGTTGGATTGAGATGAAAAAATCAAATCCAAGACATGTAGAGTGGGCTGTTACAATGGCTGATACACCAGATGATGACTTTGGATGGGGTTTAAGCCTAGGTGGATTGGTCCAAGGTCCAAAAAGTTGGGACCACTTCAAGGTGGAAGCCTTTCTCAAAATGAATTTGAGTGAAAGATTTAGCTTGCAACCGGGTCTTGCTTATGTTGTCGACGGGACTACTCGATTTCCTGTCGCTACATTGCGTTCTACATGGTCACTGTAA
- the LOC141713458 gene encoding uncharacterized protein LOC141713458 — MAGKAIKFVAKSVGDFQYPWREKLLKHQEDLSKGVWGYWHLGAWKHSSISARHRARVRKEALLAGEDWPYDPKRKEMRTKRKGHKCDRISAEKRANTAELMQKMPQMLADFKKRKWERKMNEEDAEAKKT; from the coding sequence ATGGCTGGTAAAGCGATAAAATTTGTAGCAAAATCAGTGGGAGATTTCCAGTATCCTTGGAGAGAGAAGCTTCTGAAACACCAGGAAGATCTTTCAAAGGGAGTTTGGGGTTATTGGCACCTTGGGGCTTGGAAACATAGTAGTATTAGTGCCCGCCATCGAGCCCGAGTCCGCAAAGAAGCTCTGCTTGCTGGAGAAGACTGGCCATATGAtccaaaaagaaaagaaatgagaACAAAGAGGAAAGGACACAAGTGTGATAGGATATCTGCAGAGAAGCGAGCCAATACTGCTGAATTGATGCAGAAAATGCCACAAATGTTGGCAGATTTCAAAAAGCGCAAGTGGGAAAGGAAGATGAATGAAGAGGATGCCGAGGCCAAGAAAACTTAA
- the LOC141713459 gene encoding la-related protein 1B-like: MAADLTTTTPSSPKSPNFHRKLLPSPWTQVVRGEPDLATSLPPDLIMNPPAVTAAADEISDFSNDNVAKKSVWKSVNDVVETGTVMGGVAWPTISESTRASPKVSPSFSKPLPDGLISLPQEPVISPVPRKEVTANGHHSSNHTHKQNHRKKNNRKNGNAGVGSGQGSGQGNFSRPPGPPPPPPPPPFPIPFGNLPPPGMELPIREPSPFLGNNLDTRPIGGGVGYHPNDHSSQRHPSRRSNFGPRPRGDGGYNNGYGIRRDQDRDWNASGRDMHINPMVPPPPPPPPRGLTRPPLPGPMPFIPSRHVRPFGNPMPFDMVPPFLYVPPMPPDSYRGVPLVLPPPPHLYFPVIDPNLRILLLNQIDYYFSDANLVKDDFLRSNMDDQGWVSINLIANFRRVSKLTTDVQLILDTLAASTVVEVQGDKIRRRENWSKWIPSVGQASPDIGLQSQSPSTDVMLATSIQEVQLDKVTSNNVTSTDKTVEHSDAEPRRVTSSDEPITQSESVEGLILAETSSEGCT; this comes from the exons ATGGCCGCCGATTTAACTACTACTACTCCTTCTTCTCCTAAAAGCCCTAATTTTCATCGGAAATTACTCCCCTCTCCCTGGACTCAAGTCGTTCGCGGCGAACCCGACCTGGCTACGTCCCTCCCGCCGGACTTAATTATGAACCCGCCGGCGGTCACCGCCGCCGCCGACGAGATTTCTGATTTTAGTAACGACAATGTCGCGAAGAAGTCTGTGTGGAAAAGCGTAAACGACGTCGTTGAGACTGGTACTGTTATGGGCGGTGTTGCTTGGCCTACTATCAGTGAGTCAACTCGGGCGAGTCCGAAAGTTTCGCCCAGTTTTTCGAAGCCTTTACCTGATGGCTTAATCTCTCTTCCTCAG GAACCAGTAATATCTCCCGTGCCTCGGAAAGAAGTGACTGCTAATGGACACCATAGTTCCAATCATACTCACAAACAGAATCATCGCAAAAAAAATAATAGGAAAAATGGGAATGCCGGGGTTGGATCAGGGCAGGGATCAGGGCAGGGTAACTTCAGTCGCCCCCCAGGCCCACCACCCCCTCCCCCTCCACCTCCATTTCCGATTCCTTTTGGGAATCTACCACCACCTGGGATGGAGTTGCCTATTAGAGAACCTTCTCCGTTCCTGGGTAATAACCTGGATACTAGACCAATTGGAGGCGGTGTTGGGTATCATCCAAATGATCATTCTTCGCAACGACATCCTTCTAGAAGGAGTAATTTTGGTCCCCGACCCCGTGGAGATGGAGGATATAACAATGGGTATGGAATCAGGCGTGACCAAGACCGCGATTGGAACGCTTCTGGAAGAGACATGCATATAAATCCGATGgttccaccaccaccaccacccccTCCTCGGGGTTTGACAAGACCACCATTGCCAGGACCTATGCCTTTCATCCCTTCCCGGCATGTGAGACCATTTGGGAATCCTATGCCTTTTG ATATGGTCCCTCCATTTTTATATGTTCCACCAATGCCTCCGGACTCTTACAGGGGTGTCCCGCTAGTTCTTCCACCACCACCTCATTTATATTTTCCTGTTATTGATCCGAATCTGCGGATTTTGCTACTCAATCAGATTGATTATTATTTCAG TGATGCTAATTTGGTCAAGGATGACTTCTTGAGGTCAAATATGGACGATCAGGGATGGGTATCTATCAATTTAATAGCAAACTTTCGTCGA GTTTCAAAATTGACAACCGATGTTCAGTTGATTCTAGATACTTTGGCAGCATCAACTGTGGTGGAAGTACAG GGGGACAAGATTAGGAGACGTGAAAATTGGAGCAAATGGATTCCCTCGGTTGGTCAGGCTTCCCCAGACATTGGCTTGCAATCTCAAAGTCCGTCAACTGATGTCATGCTGGCAACTTCCATTCAAGAAGTCCAGTTGGACAAGGTTACATCTAACAATGTCACTAGTACGGACAAGACCGTAGAACACTCAGATGCAGAACCACGTAGAGTTACATCATCTGATGAACCGATTACTCAGTCAGAATCGGTCGAAGGGTTGATATTAGCTGAAACATCCAGTGAAGGATGTACCTGA